From the genome of Biomphalaria glabrata chromosome 1, xgBioGlab47.1, whole genome shotgun sequence, one region includes:
- the LOC106066950 gene encoding sperm-associated antigen 6, translating to MSRQVLQVFEQYQKSRTQFVQTVAELASRPQNIETLQNAGVMSLLRPLLLDIVPTIQQTAALALGRLANYNDDLAEAVVRGDILPQLVYSLAEQNRFYKKAAAFVLRAVAKHSPGLAQSVVDCGALDALVICLEEFDPGVKESAAWALGYIARHNAELAQAVVDAGAVPLLVLCIQEPEMALKQIAASALSDICKHSPELAQTVVDAGAIAHLAQMILNPDAKLKRQVFSALSQIAKHSVDLAEMVVEAEIFPAILTCLKDKDEYVKKNVATLIREIAKHTPELSQLIVNAGGVAAVVDYIGESKSNVRLPGIMMLGYVAAHSENLAMAVIVSKGVVQLAIALSEEQEDHIQAAAAWALGQIGRHSPEHAKAVAVANVLPKLLQCYLRADASEDLQTKAKKALKNILQKCVHLPALEPLLHDAPPNILKHVVGQFSKVLPHDSKARRLFVTSGGLKKVQEIKAEPGSALSEYINAINNCYPEEIVKYYSPGYSDALLERVEQYAPKV from the exons ATGAGTCGCCAGGTGTTACAAg TTTTTGAGCAATACCAAAAATCTCGGACTCAGTTTGTTCAAACAGTGGCAGAATTAGCATCAAGGCCACAGAATATTGAAACACTTCAAAATGCTGGAGTTATGTCATTGTTACGTCCTCTTCTCTTAGACATAGTGCCAACTATACAACAGACAGCAGCACTTGCTTTAGGAAGACTTGCTAATTATAATGATGATTTAGCAGAAGCAGTAGTTAGAGGAGATATATTACCTCAGTTAGTGTATTCCCTTGCAGaacaaaat CGTTTCTATAAAAAAGCAGCAGCTTTTGTGCTGCGAGCTGTCGCTAAACATTCGCCAGGACTGGCACAGTCTGTTGTTGATTGTGGAGCACTGGATGCTTTAGTCATTTGCCTTGAAGAATTTGATCCTGGAGTGAAAGAATCTGCAGCTTGGGCACTAGGTTACATTGCAAGGCATAATGCAG AATTAGCTCAAGCTGTTGTTGACGCTGGGGCTGTTCCTCTGCTTGTTCTTTGCATACAGGAACCCGAAATGGCTCTGAAACAAATTGCAGCATCAGCACTGAGTGACATATGCAAGCATTCTCCAGAATTGGCCCAGACAGTTGTAGATGCTGGTGCAATTGCTCATTTGGCACAAATGATTCTAAACCCAGATGCTAAATTAAAG CGCCAAGTTTTCTCAGCACTGAGTCAAATAGCTAAACACTCTGTTGATCTAGCTGAGATGGTTGTTGAAGCTGAAATTTTCCCAGCTATCCTTACTTGTTTGAAGGATAAAGATGAATATGTTAAGAAAAATGTTGCCACATTAATCAGAGAAATTGCTAAACATACCCCTGAG CTTTCTCAATTAATTGTGAATGCTGGAGGTGTTGCAGCTGTTGTGGATTACATTGGAGAATCAAAGAGCAATGTTAGACTGCCAGGCATAATGATGTTGGGATATGTTGCAGCACACTCAGAAAATCTTGCTATGGCTGTTATTGTATCTAAG GGAGTTGTACAACTGGCGATAGCACTCTCTGAAGAGCAAGAGGATCATATTCAAGCTGCAGCTGCATGGGCCTTGGGTCAGATAGGTCGTCACTCACCAGAACATGCTAAGGCTGTTGCTGTGGCAAATGTTCTCCCAAAATTACTGCAATGTTATTTAAGAGCAGATGCATCTGAAGATTTACAGACAAAG GCTAAAAAAGCACTTAAAAATATTCTTCAGAAATGTGTCCATCTCCCAGCTTTAGAACCCTTGCTTCATGATGCACCACccaatattttgaaacatgTAGTTGGCCAATTCAGCAAAGTACTTCCACATGATTCCAAAGCACGTAGGCTATTTGTAACCAGTGGAGGTCTGAAAAAAGTGCAAGAAATAAAAGCTGAGCCTGGATCTGCTTTAAGTGAATACATCAACGCCATCAACAACTGCTACcctgaagaaatagtcaa